Part of the Chrysiogenes arsenatis DSM 11915 genome, CGCTGGGAGCGCTCGTCAACCGCGATACCGCTTTGGCACTCCGCGTCATTGAACGCGATGATGAAGTCGATCGGCTTGACAACGCTATCGATACCATCTGCGTCCGCACGATTGCGCTCTATCAGCCCAAGGCAACCGACTTGCGCTACGTAATGACGGCGGCGCGCATTATTGTCGATCTGGAGCGAATTGGCGATCTCTGTGTCGATATTTGCAAGGAAATCACGAATCTGAACGAAATTCCGCAGATCAAACCGTATGTCGATATCCCCATCATGGTAGCGCACGCTTCCAAAATGATTCAGGACGCCGTCGACGCGTTCTTTACTCGCGATATCGCACAGGCCGAACGGGTGATTGAACTGGATGATTTTATCGATCAGTTGCACGCCCAAGTCTTGCGCGACTTATTGAATTATATTCTGGAAGATGTTGGCAATACGCGTGGGTCGATTTGGTTGATGTCAATCGTCCGCTCGCTGGAGCGGGTTGCCGATCATGCTACGAACATAGCCGAACAAGTCGTTTTTATGGTCACTGGCCGCAACATACGTCATAAATCACTGCAGGAAGCGAAACATGAACCGAATTCTCCTCGTTGAAGATCACCAGGAACTCCGTGAATTGATTGCGTACAACCTTGAAAAAGAGGGTGAGTACGAAATTTTGAACGCCGAAAATGCGAATGATGCATTGATTCTCCTGGAAGATGGCGATGTCGATTTGATCCTGCTGGATCTGATGCTGCCGGGGCTCGGTGGGCTCGAATTCCTGAAGATTGTCAAAGGCAATAGCCGTCACACGAATTTGCCCGTGGTGATTATTTCCGCCAAAAACAGCGAACAGGACGTCGTTTCTGGCCTTAAATTAGGCGCCGATGACTACCTCACTAAACCATTCAGTATGAAAGTGCTCGTCGCAAAAGTTGAAACTATCCTACGCCGTATGCAAACATCTGAAGGGAAACTCTTTAGCTATGGCGACCTTTCGATTGACCTTGAAATGCACAAAGTGATGGCCGCGGGGGAAGAAGTTACCCTGACCGTCAAAGAGTTTGAACTACTGCTCCTTTTTATCAAAAAACCGCGTAAAGTGTTTAATCGGAATCAATTGCTCAATTCCATCTGGGGATACGAGTCCGACAGTTACACACGCACCGTCGATGCTCACATTTCCTCACTCCGCAAAAAACTCGGCGCGGCGGGGAAAATCATCCGTTCTGTCCCCAAAGTAGGCTACGGCCTCGACGTATGAAATCATTCGGGAAGGTTTTCCTTACCATCTATCTCCCCATTGCCTGTGTGATGCTGGTGGTGTTTTCTTTTTCCAGCACCCTACTACAAGACGCCGCACGCCAGGAACTGGTGCGCGAGATGCAAAATAAATGGAATATTCTGGCGACCATTGACCGCTTTCCGACCGAATTTAATGCGGAAATGCACCAACGCCATCAGCAGGTTACCCGCGATACTTCGCTACGGATCACCCTGATTGCTCCCGACGGTACCGTCATCAGCGAATCACATCACGACGCGAGCACCATCGCCACCATCGACAATCATATCGCCCGCCCCGAGGTGATCGAAGCGATGGCGCGCAAAACTGGATACTCCCTGCGCCATAGCGACACGACTGGGATGGCTATGATTTATTACGCCGCAAAGTTGCCGCAGAGTGAGATGATTCTGCGACTGGCCTATCCCAGTACCTATCTCGACCAACTGCGTGCCGAAGCGAACCGTCAGCATATCGCTATTTTTATCCTCTGTTTTTTTGTCGTAGCGCTGATTGCCCTCTACCTCGCGCGAAAAATTACGCTGCCAATTCAGAAACTCGACTTTATTGCGGAAAATGTGGAAGCCGGCAATGTTGACATCGAATTTCCCCGTTTTCAGGATAAAACGATGACGAACGTGGTGGAACTTATCTACCGCATTTACCGTGCGATGCAGCAACAAAAAGAGGCATTAGAGTCGGAACAGGCGAAACTCAACCATATTTTTGCCATTTTGGAAGAAGGGATAGTGCTGCTTGACGAGCGCAATACCATCCTCCACGCCAACCAAAAAGCTGAAGACTACCTCGGCGTTTCCCTTCCGGCTGGTGCAAACATTTTGGGCGACGTCAATCATTTTAAAATCATTACGTTTTTCAAGCAAATTTTAGACAGTAATAGCAAAAAAGATTGGGAAAAATTCTTGTTCGAAGAACATATTTTTGAAGTGAGCTACCGCCGCCTGACGAAAGAGAAGTTGATTGTTTTTTTTGATGTTACCGAAGAAGCCCGTTACGAAGAATACAAAGCCGAGCTGGTCGGCAATATTTCGCACGAACTGCGTACGCCGCTCGCGATGATTATGGGCTACGCCGAAACCATTCTGAACGATCCCGATATGCCACCAGCAACGGCACGGCGCTTTCTAGAAATCGTTTTTAAAAGTTCGCGCCGTTTAAGCGATACCATTGACGATATTCTTAAACTGAGCAAGCTCGAATCCAAAGGCAATCAATTTGAAATTACTGCGCCAACAATGATGAGCGAGTTGCGCGATGAGCTGCAAGAGCGTTTTGGGCGGCTCGACAATGGCCGTTCACTCTGCTTCAACATCGCGCTCGAATCGGCACGGGTTCAGTACGACCACCTCCTCAGTATTCTGTCCAATCTCATTGATAATGCCTTAAAATATTCACGCGGCACTCACATTCACATTGCCCTTTTTCGGCGCGACGGGCAGGTGTGGCTTGAGGTTGAAGACGAAGGGCCAGTGATCCCACGCGAAGAACGGGAACGGATTTTCGAGCGCTTTTACACGGTCTCAAAGTCTCGCAATCAGTCAATTAGCGGGACAGGCATCGGCCTGTCCATCGTCAAGCACATCGTTCAACTCTATCGTGGTTCCGCTATCGTGGTCGAAGGGAGCCGCAACGGTAACCTTTTCCGCATCCGACTGAGGGAGAAATAAGCATGTTCACACTCGACTCATCTACACTGAACCAAGCAACCATTTTTACGATAGACGACGAACCGGGCAGAGCGATTCTGGAGGATCTTATGCTGAGTCAAAAATGGCAACGCGCTATCGAGTGTACGGACTACGCTTTTCAGCCAATCGTTAATACCCTTACCGGAAGTACTTTTGCGTTGGAAGCACTTATTCGGGGTGTCAATAAAGCGGGATTTCACTCAATAGACCATTTTTTCACTTCCGCATATCAAGAAGGGGTGCTTTTTTCGGTTGATATTGCCTTGCGCCGTAAAGCAATCCTGAAATTTCTACACATCCCGTTCCACCAAAAACTCCGCCTGTTCTACAATTACGATCACCGCGTGGTTGAAATGCCCAACTACCAATCAGGGATTTTTGAACAACTGTTAGAAGAACTCGGCGTGGCCACTTCCGTCATTTGTTTAGAATTAACCGAAAAACATCACTACAACTACAGTCACACCTCGTCATTTCGCGCTGTTTTAGAATTGGTCAAGCAACGCGGATTTACTATTGCCATTGACGATTTTGGCGTTGGTCACGCTTCGTTTGAACTCCTCTATCATTCCGATCCTGACATTATCAAAATCGACCGCTTCCTGATTAGCTCCATCCAAAGCGATATTAAAAAGAAATCCTACTGCTCGCATATCGTCAGCCTTGCACACTTGCAAGGCGTCACCGTGGTTGCTGAAGGGATTGAAACGGAAGATGAATATTCGGTGTGCCGCGAAATCGGTTGCGACCTTATCCAAGGGTATTTAGTGGCATATCCCACCGAAATAGTCAGTGAATTGGCCGTAAAATACGATAAAATTCGCGAATTTCATGAAAATCAGCGGCGAAATATTTCCAACGATAAAGCACTGCTACTGCGCGAAATGGTTCATATTGAGCCATTGGAAGAACATACCCCCATGGAAGATCTGTTTACCCGAATGCGCCTAAACGAAGAATTCAACTACCTCCCCGTGATTGACAAACTGGGCAAACCACTGGGGATAATTCGTGAAAAAACCCTTAAAAAGTACATCTACTCGCCCTACGGCAAAGAATTGCTGTGTAATCGCTGGTTTACCCATTCATTGCGTAAATATATCGACGACTCGCCTGTGGCCGATATCCATATGCCACTCGAAAAAATCCTCTCCATTTTTGCGCAAAATGCCGAAGCCGAAGGGGTACAACTTACCGAAAATCAACGCTATATTGGTTTTTTAACCGCAAAATCTCTGTTAAATACATTAAACGAGAAGAATTTGGCATTTGCGCGCGACGTGAATCCGCTCAGTAAACTTCCGGGAAATATTTTAATTAACGACCATATCGTCGCCTGCCTCAGCGACACGAACCACGACCATTACCTCATTTATTTCGATTTTGATAATTTTAAGCCATTTAACGACCGTTTCGGCTTTCGTCAGGGGGATCGGGCCATTCTTCTGTTTACCGATATCCTTAAAAAATCGTTTACCGGCCACTCGGCGTTTGTAGGCCACATAGGCGGCGATGATTTTTTTGTGGCACTGACACTGCTACCAGAAAGGAAGAATAGTGCCGAAAACATCCGGGATCAGGTCGCCAAAGTTCTCTTGAAGTTTACCGATGCTATCGCCCCTTTTTACACCGAAGAAGAGATCCGCCAAGGGTGCTACCATTCACGCGATCGTAGTGGGCAGGAGTGCAGCTTTACCCTCCTGCGGGTGAGTGCCGCTATTATGCTTGCGGAGCAAAACCAAATGAATATAACGCTGGATAATATTTCATCAATTCTAGCGGACACCAAGAAGAAGGCGAAAAAATCCCCTGAGGGGATCGCATTTTTTGCACAGGAAATTGGTTGTTACGTGTTGGAGTCATCGGATTCGACAGCATAACAAAAGGGGCAGACATACCGATCTGCCCCACTAGACAAGAAAAAGAAATATCTACCAATTATAGGCTTTGATTTCAAAATGCGCTTGCGGGTGTAAACACGCTGGACAAACATCTGGAGCTTTGAACCCGTCAGCTACATATCCGCAATTACGGCATTTCCAGTGTTGCACTGCGTCTCTTTCAAAGACTTGCGATTTCAAAATATTATCGGCAAATTTTAAATATCGTGCTTCGTGTTCTTTTTCAACTTTTGCGATGTTGGTAAATATAGTGGCGATAGCAACAAATCCTTCTTCACGCGCAATAGCAGCAAAGTTAGGGTATAATACTGTGTACTCTTCGTTTTCGCCTGCTGCTGCCTCCTGCAGGTTAAAAAGGGTGTTTTTTAATGCCACTGGATACTCAGCATTTACTGTGAGCATCGCTGGTTGTTCAAGGATATTATCTAAAATAGCATCGTAAAAACGTTTTGCATGTGCACGCTCATTATCAGCCGTCTCAAGGAAAATTTCTTCAATCTGATTATACCCTTCTTTACGCGCTTTCGATGCGTAATACGTGTAACGCATCCGTGCCTGTGATTCCCCCGCAAAAGCTTTCATAAGGTTGTCAAGTGTACGACTCTGTTCCAGTGTCTTTGCCATAACTCACCTCCGATACATCTTGTTAAATAATTACCCTAACACCTACCATATTTTCCTTTACAATCTCAACGAAAACCTTGTAAACAACTGCGTGTAGAAAAAGAGTGGAATATTTTGTTGAAAAGCTTGTGAATAACTCTTGATTTTGTGGAAAACTTTACGCCTGTGGGTTTTGTGGAAAAAAGAACACTCCTGTCAACACGCTAATAAATTAAGTATCTGGTTATAAAGACAGGAGAAATACTATTTATAAACATTTCCACACCACCTACTCTTACTACTACTGTTTTAATGAATAACTTAATATATAGTAAAGAACGTTTATAACTCACGGGAGAATCAAATAATGCGCTTTGAAATAGAAAAAAAAGATCTCGAAAAAGGTTTATTTAAGGCTTCGGGTATTTGTAGTTCAAAAAACATCACCAACAATATTTTAACCAATGTCCACTTAGTGGCCACTGATGGGAAATTACAGATTCATAGTACTGATCGCAATATCAGTCTTACCAGCACTATTTCAGCCAATATTCTTGAAAACGGCTCTATTTTAACGAACGGAAAAAAATTTTACGAAGCGATTAAAGAACTCCCGAATAACATTGTGATTGTTGAGTCCACTGACAATGTGCTTCAAGTTATTTGTCGTAAAAGTAATTTCAAACTCCTTACCTCTCATGCATCGCTTTTTCCAGAGAGCGACATCACACAAGATACAGAATCATCTACATTTAAAGTACCAGCCAAAATACTTTCCGACTTAATTACCAAGACAGTTTTTTGTTCTTGCGAAGGGCAAAGCCGCTATGGTGTAAGTGGTGTGTTGCTAAAAACCCAGAATAATACGCTAACAACGGTTGCCACTGACGGTCATCGTCTCGCTGTATACGCTGTTCCTACAACAGAGCATCAGGAACAAGAAGTTATTATTCCAAGAAATTGTATTCCCGAAATCATCAAAGTTATCAGTGATACAGAAGAGGATATCGAGATTATTATTGAACAAAATTCAATGATACTGAAAACGAATAATGACATCCTCAAAACAACGATTCTCAAAAAGAAATTCCCGTTGTACGAGAAAGTCATCCCCACAGAGTGCCCGATTGAAATAGTTCTCGATAACAAAGCGTTTAAGGATGCTATTAAACGCCTTGCAATTTTTTCAAATAATGACGCTTCACGAACAATAAAATTTACCGCGACCGATAGTTCTATTATTACAACTATCCAATCTCCCGAGTTCGGAAACGCAAAAGAAACTATCGATATCGAATCAAATTCGAGCGAAAGTCAATTAGAGGTAGGATTTAATTTACGTTACTTGACTGATATTATTCACCATATTGAATTTGAAAAAGTAAAAATTCGCTTTAATGAAGGGTGTAGTGTCAGTATGTTTTTACCGGAAACGACTGAAAGCAATACGAAACCATTTCCCTACTATATTTTAATGCCAAACCGACTGTAATCGCTGACGATGGATGGTTTCCATGTCTCATTAGCGGCATTTCGCAATATACCTGAATTTTCGTACACTTTCGAAAAAGGCATTTATCCGATTATCGGAGCGAACGGCAGCGGGAAAACATCTTTTTTAGAAGCGATTCACGTTGTAGCGAATATCCGTTCTTTTCGAACGAATGTATTAAAAGAGTGTATTGCTAAAAAAGAGAAATCTTGTTGTATAACTTTACAAGAAAACGACACGACTCGGCAAATAGCCCTCTTTCATGACAAAAAAAATATTTTACTCAATGGGTTTTCTCCACTAAACCTGACGGAATATCTGCAACAACGGGCGGTTATTTCGCTCACTCCTGATGATATTAACCTTACAGACAATACCTCTACATCGCGCAGAAAGTTTTTTGACCGTGGTATTTTCTATGATGATGCAGGGTATTTATCGGAATTAACACTTTTTCAAAAAATTCTCCGGCATCGCAATGCTGTTTTGCGGCAAAATGACCAAAGATCTTTACCATATTGGGATGATCAATACATACCCGCAGCTACCACATTATATAAAAAGCGTTTTCTCTATTTTGAACGATTACAACAAAAACTCAACTCTATCGAAAAAGAGCTTTCTCTGAGTAAAAAAATAGAACTCTTTCTCCCTTCCAGTCAAAAAAAATCTTTTTTTGATGATGAGCAGTTTCGTCACGATCTTCACGAAAAACAAGCCGATGATCTCCATTACGGATACACGTCAATTGGTCCGCATCGTGAAGAGATCACCCTTTTGTATGGTGGAATGAATAGTGGAAAATATGCTTCATACGGTGAAAAACGCTTTATCGCTATCATTCTAAAATTAGCGCAAATTCTGCTGATGCAAGAAGCAAAAACTACATTTCCAATTATTTTGATT contains:
- the dnaN gene encoding DNA polymerase III subunit beta codes for the protein MRFEIEKKDLEKGLFKASGICSSKNITNNILTNVHLVATDGKLQIHSTDRNISLTSTISANILENGSILTNGKKFYEAIKELPNNIVIVESTDNVLQVICRKSNFKLLTSHASLFPESDITQDTESSTFKVPAKILSDLITKTVFCSCEGQSRYGVSGVLLKTQNNTLTTVATDGHRLAVYAVPTTEHQEQEVIIPRNCIPEIIKVISDTEEDIEIIIEQNSMILKTNNDILKTTILKKKFPLYEKVIPTECPIEIVLDNKAFKDAIKRLAIFSNNDASRTIKFTATDSSIITTIQSPEFGNAKETIDIESNSSESQLEVGFNLRYLTDIIHHIEFEKVKIRFNEGCSVSMFLPETTESNTKPFPYYILMPNRL
- the rbr gene encoding rubrerythrin is translated as MAKTLEQSRTLDNLMKAFAGESQARMRYTYYASKARKEGYNQIEEIFLETADNERAHAKRFYDAILDNILEQPAMLTVNAEYPVALKNTLFNLQEAAAGENEEYTVLYPNFAAIAREEGFVAIATIFTNIAKVEKEHEARYLKFADNILKSQVFERDAVQHWKCRNCGYVADGFKAPDVCPACLHPQAHFEIKAYNW
- a CDS encoding ATP-binding protein — protein: MKSFGKVFLTIYLPIACVMLVVFSFSSTLLQDAARQELVREMQNKWNILATIDRFPTEFNAEMHQRHQQVTRDTSLRITLIAPDGTVISESHHDASTIATIDNHIARPEVIEAMARKTGYSLRHSDTTGMAMIYYAAKLPQSEMILRLAYPSTYLDQLRAEANRQHIAIFILCFFVVALIALYLARKITLPIQKLDFIAENVEAGNVDIEFPRFQDKTMTNVVELIYRIYRAMQQQKEALESEQAKLNHIFAILEEGIVLLDERNTILHANQKAEDYLGVSLPAGANILGDVNHFKIITFFKQILDSNSKKDWEKFLFEEHIFEVSYRRLTKEKLIVFFDVTEEARYEEYKAELVGNISHELRTPLAMIMGYAETILNDPDMPPATARRFLEIVFKSSRRLSDTIDDILKLSKLESKGNQFEITAPTMMSELRDELQERFGRLDNGRSLCFNIALESARVQYDHLLSILSNLIDNALKYSRGTHIHIALFRRDGQVWLEVEDEGPVIPREERERIFERFYTVSKSRNQSISGTGIGLSIVKHIVQLYRGSAIVVEGSRNGNLFRIRLREK
- a CDS encoding GGDEF domain-containing protein produces the protein MFTLDSSTLNQATIFTIDDEPGRAILEDLMLSQKWQRAIECTDYAFQPIVNTLTGSTFALEALIRGVNKAGFHSIDHFFTSAYQEGVLFSVDIALRRKAILKFLHIPFHQKLRLFYNYDHRVVEMPNYQSGIFEQLLEELGVATSVICLELTEKHHYNYSHTSSFRAVLELVKQRGFTIAIDDFGVGHASFELLYHSDPDIIKIDRFLISSIQSDIKKKSYCSHIVSLAHLQGVTVVAEGIETEDEYSVCREIGCDLIQGYLVAYPTEIVSELAVKYDKIREFHENQRRNISNDKALLLREMVHIEPLEEHTPMEDLFTRMRLNEEFNYLPVIDKLGKPLGIIREKTLKKYIYSPYGKELLCNRWFTHSLRKYIDDSPVADIHMPLEKILSIFAQNAEAEGVQLTENQRYIGFLTAKSLLNTLNEKNLAFARDVNPLSKLPGNILINDHIVACLSDTNHDHYLIYFDFDNFKPFNDRFGFRQGDRAILLFTDILKKSFTGHSAFVGHIGGDDFFVALTLLPERKNSAENIRDQVAKVLLKFTDAIAPFYTEEEIRQGCYHSRDRSGQECSFTLLRVSAAIMLAEQNQMNITLDNISSILADTKKKAKKSPEGIAFFAQEIGCYVLESSDSTA
- the recF gene encoding DNA replication/repair protein RecF (All proteins in this family for which functions are known are DNA-binding proteins that assist the filamentation of RecA onto DNA for the initiation of recombination or recombinational repair.); this encodes MDGFHVSLAAFRNIPEFSYTFEKGIYPIIGANGSGKTSFLEAIHVVANIRSFRTNVLKECIAKKEKSCCITLQENDTTRQIALFHDKKNILLNGFSPLNLTEYLQQRAVISLTPDDINLTDNTSTSRRKFFDRGIFYDDAGYLSELTLFQKILRHRNAVLRQNDQRSLPYWDDQYIPAATTLYKKRFLYFERLQQKLNSIEKELSLSKKIELFLPSSQKKSFFDDEQFRHDLHEKQADDLHYGYTSIGPHREEITLLYGGMNSGKYASYGEKRFIAIILKLAQILLMQEAKTTFPIILIDEMSAGLDHTYSKALLDIFITFPTTLIVTSTTPFPAEIRTNETLQF
- the phoU gene encoding phosphate signaling complex protein PhoU, translating into MKYHQQEYIELRTLIAEMSLTVTEMLRDSLGALVNRDTALALRVIERDDEVDRLDNAIDTICVRTIALYQPKATDLRYVMTAARIIVDLERIGDLCVDICKEITNLNEIPQIKPYVDIPIMVAHASKMIQDAVDAFFTRDIAQAERVIELDDFIDQLHAQVLRDLLNYILEDVGNTRGSIWLMSIVRSLERVADHATNIAEQVVFMVTGRNIRHKSLQEAKHEPNSPR
- a CDS encoding response regulator, with the protein product MNRILLVEDHQELRELIAYNLEKEGEYEILNAENANDALILLEDGDVDLILLDLMLPGLGGLEFLKIVKGNSRHTNLPVVIISAKNSEQDVVSGLKLGADDYLTKPFSMKVLVAKVETILRRMQTSEGKLFSYGDLSIDLEMHKVMAAGEEVTLTVKEFELLLLFIKKPRKVFNRNQLLNSIWGYESDSYTRTVDAHISSLRKKLGAAGKIIRSVPKVGYGLDV